The proteins below are encoded in one region of Clostridium fermenticellae:
- a CDS encoding ComEC/Rec2 family competence protein: MKRPLVYYAISVFTGCLSVLLSFENIFLGAVLAASFFTILFFTIDKEFFIICSAFMLIGSISFIIYFNLRVPQNAVMRVIDKKGYYYIGNYRERKIILKGINKIQIGDKVFASGDFESKGAYTKGIVGIYNVKNYKVLEHDFVYNMYDLKRKLYYKLTKSIGEEKSALLMSLCYGDTTYLSKAQKSDFKKLGVFHAISVSGFHMAIIYKLLENIIGLKLAVFFSALYVLFTGAQAATLRAFIMIFIFKFSKVVFKNYDNVSSLSLSALIILILKPYYVSDIGFMLSVTATLGILLFYKDFLKIFIKLPEKLNESLSVTLSSQIFSIPYIAFTIKNFSSGFILGNIFLLPIYSVIVVLGNAAIFVYRVDIVFKILCLCINVVMTALYGANHILLNYCPDMSYLTYVDGIALTVMFVSYMLFKHGHIAFKYIPFFMIVAMLIQNYSLFPQIYSFRFEEGQSVIIKYKNKDVMLCGDTYGKVRNFINVKDHIKVDRVVTNIKPLDRIKIDKKFYLKVVSNSPDNISLEINKDGSKCYFKDLKKRKIKNQDEYMGYDYEEDYNLYVIIFDRIFAFD; the protein is encoded by the coding sequence ATGAAAAGACCTTTAGTCTATTATGCAATCTCTGTTTTTACAGGATGTCTGTCAGTATTATTATCATTTGAAAATATATTCTTAGGTGCAGTTTTGGCTGCATCTTTTTTTACAATATTATTTTTTACAATTGATAAAGAATTTTTTATTATATGCAGTGCATTTATGCTTATTGGAAGTATTAGCTTTATTATATATTTTAATTTAAGGGTACCTCAAAATGCAGTTATGCGCGTGATCGATAAAAAAGGATATTATTATATTGGAAATTATAGGGAAAGAAAGATTATCTTAAAAGGTATAAATAAAATTCAAATAGGAGATAAAGTTTTTGCAAGTGGTGACTTTGAAAGCAAAGGTGCTTATACTAAGGGTATAGTTGGAATTTATAATGTAAAGAACTACAAGGTTCTAGAACATGATTTTGTATATAATATGTATGATTTAAAACGGAAGCTTTATTATAAACTTACTAAAAGTATTGGAGAGGAAAAATCCGCTCTTTTAATGTCACTTTGTTATGGAGATACCACGTACCTGTCAAAAGCACAGAAATCTGATTTTAAAAAACTCGGTGTATTTCATGCAATAAGTGTATCTGGATTTCATATGGCTATTATATATAAGCTTTTAGAGAATATAATTGGACTTAAATTAGCAGTATTTTTTTCTGCACTGTATGTATTGTTTACAGGAGCTCAAGCAGCAACTTTAAGAGCTTTTATAATGATATTTATATTTAAATTTTCAAAGGTAGTGTTCAAGAACTATGACAATGTATCGTCATTAAGTTTATCTGCACTGATTATTCTCATATTAAAACCTTATTATGTATCTGATATAGGTTTTATGTTGTCAGTTACGGCTACACTCGGTATACTTTTATTTTATAAGGATTTTTTAAAGATATTTATAAAGTTACCGGAGAAATTAAACGAATCTTTAAGTGTGACTCTAAGTTCACAGATTTTTTCAATTCCGTATATTGCATTTACAATTAAAAACTTCAGCAGCGGTTTTATACTGGGAAACATATTTTTACTTCCAATATATTCAGTTATAGTTGTACTCGGAAATGCAGCAATATTTGTGTATAGAGTGGATATTGTTTTTAAGATATTATGTTTATGTATAAATGTAGTAATGACTGCATTATATGGAGCCAATCATATACTTCTAAATTATTGTCCGGATATGAGTTATTTGACATATGTAGATGGAATAGCACTAACTGTTATGTTTGTAAGTTATATGCTTTTTAAACACGGACATATAGCTTTTAAATATATTCCTTTCTTTATGATTGTTGCTATGTTAATTCAAAATTACAGCCTTTTCCCGCAAATATACAGTTTTAGATTTGAAGAAGGTCAGAGTGTAATTATAAAGTATAAAAATAAAGATGTAATGCTGTGTGGTGATACGTATGGAAAAGTAAGAAATTTTATAAATGTTAAGGACCATATAAAAGTAGATAGGGTGGTAACAAATATTAAACCCCTGGATAGAATAAAAATAGATAAAAAATTTTATTTGAAAGTTGTTTCAAATTCACCGGATAATATAAGTCTTGAAATAAATAAGGATGGATCTAAATGTTATTTTAAAGATTTAAAGAAAAGAAAAATTAAAAACCAAGATGAATATATGGGGTATGATTATGAGGAAGATTATAATTTATATGTTATAATATTCGATAGAATATTTGCTTTTGATTAA